Proteins encoded in a region of the Shewanella polaris genome:
- a CDS encoding cytochrome c1, with translation MKKLLIALVTLLPSLAMAASGHNVHLESANVDLHDNASLERGVDLFQHYCSGCHSTQYQRYERVATDLGISTDDMRNKYMFTDAKIGDLMENAIPTPDAAKWFGAAPPDLTLVARVRGADWVFSYLKGFYADETRPFGVNNHVFPSVGMPHVLQDLQGLAVEQADGSYVTTGGTMNAEEYDQAVRDLTGFLVYSAEPVQLEREALGWWVLGFLFIFFIIAYLLKKEYWKDVH, from the coding sequence ATGAAAAAGTTATTAATTGCATTAGTTACATTGCTGCCATCTCTCGCAATGGCTGCGAGTGGACATAATGTTCACTTAGAAAGTGCTAACGTTGACTTGCATGATAATGCGTCATTAGAGCGTGGTGTTGATCTGTTTCAACATTATTGCTCTGGTTGTCACAGCACTCAATACCAACGCTATGAGCGTGTTGCAACTGATTTAGGCATCTCTACAGATGATATGCGTAATAAGTACATGTTCACCGATGCTAAAATCGGTGATTTGATGGAAAACGCTATTCCTACTCCAGATGCGGCTAAATGGTTTGGCGCTGCGCCTCCTGATTTAACGTTGGTTGCTCGTGTGCGTGGCGCTGATTGGGTATTTTCTTACCTAAAAGGTTTCTATGCAGACGAGACTCGTCCATTTGGTGTCAATAACCATGTATTCCCTTCAGTGGGTATGCCGCATGTTTTACAAGACTTACAAGGTCTTGCAGTAGAACAAGCAGATGGAAGTTATGTCACTACTGGCGGGACTATGAATGCAGAAGAATATGACCAAGCGGTTCGTGATCTCACGGGGTTCTTAGTTTATTCGGCTGAACCAGTTCAATTAGAACGTGAAGCTTTAGGTTGGTGGGTACTTGGATTCTTGTTTATTTTCTTCATCATTGCTTATTTATTGAAGAAAGAATACTGGAAAGATGTACACTAG
- the petA gene encoding ubiquinol-cytochrome c reductase iron-sulfur subunit, which translates to MSNAPVDTGRRRFLTAATAVVGGAGAVAVAVPFIKSWNPSAKAKAAGAPVEVNISKVEPGQLIRVEWRGKPVWVVRRTEAVLNNLKTLDSQLRDPASEEMQQPEYATNPARSIKPEFFIAVGICTHLGCSPTYLPDSFGEQVEGVTSGFFCPCHGSKFDMAGRVFQGVPAPLNLVIPPHKYIDDVNVIIGDDTGAA; encoded by the coding sequence ATGAGCAATGCGCCAGTCGATACCGGACGTCGCAGATTCCTGACAGCCGCAACCGCCGTAGTAGGTGGTGCTGGTGCCGTCGCTGTAGCGGTTCCTTTCATCAAGTCATGGAATCCGAGCGCCAAGGCGAAAGCTGCAGGTGCGCCGGTCGAAGTAAATATTAGTAAAGTAGAACCAGGTCAGTTAATTCGTGTCGAATGGCGCGGAAAACCGGTTTGGGTAGTGCGTCGTACAGAAGCTGTACTCAATAATCTTAAAACATTAGACAGCCAATTGCGCGATCCTGCTTCAGAAGAGATGCAGCAACCAGAATATGCAACTAATCCTGCGCGTTCTATTAAGCCTGAATTCTTCATTGCTGTGGGTATTTGTACGCACTTAGGTTGTTCTCCAACCTATCTGCCTGATTCATTCGGTGAACAGGTTGAAGGTGTAACATCTGGTTTCTTCTGTCCTTGTCATGGTTCTAAATTTGACATGGCTGGTCGTGTATTCCAGGGTGTTCCAGCACCTCTAAACTTAGTGATCCCACCGCACAAATATATCGATGATGTTAATGTAATCATCGGTGATGATACAGGAGCGGCGTAA
- the sspA gene encoding stringent starvation protein SspA, which produces MAVAANKRSIMTLFSGADDLYSHQVRIVLAEKGVTVDVLQVDPSEMPEDLLEVNPYNSVPTLVDRELVLYESRIIMEYLDERFPHPPLMPVYPVSRGQSRLMMHRIDTDWYSLVERIRKGEKADAARKELTESLIALAPVFAEMPYFMSEEFGLSDCYLGPLLWRLPVLGIHLDPRTTKDISAYMTRIFERESFKASLTEAEREMRMGM; this is translated from the coding sequence ATGGCTGTTGCTGCCAACAAGCGCTCTATCATGACACTTTTTTCTGGTGCCGATGATTTATATAGTCACCAAGTACGTATCGTATTGGCTGAAAAAGGGGTTACCGTTGATGTTTTACAGGTTGACCCAAGTGAAATGCCTGAAGATTTACTTGAAGTAAATCCATACAATTCAGTACCGACTTTAGTCGATCGTGAACTAGTATTATACGAATCACGTATTATTATGGAATATTTGGATGAACGTTTTCCACATCCTCCACTAATGCCTGTATACCCAGTATCACGTGGCCAAAGCCGTTTAATGATGCACAGAATTGACACCGATTGGTATTCGCTTGTTGAGCGTATCCGTAAAGGTGAAAAAGCTGATGCAGCGCGTAAAGAATTAACTGAAAGTTTAATTGCTTTAGCACCAGTATTTGCTGAAATGCCGTACTTCATGAGCGAAGAATTTGGTTTATCTGATTGCTATTTAGGCCCATTATTATGGCGTCTACCGGTTTTAGGTATTCACTTGGATCCTCGTACAACTAAAGATATCAGTGCTTACATGACACGTATTTTTGAACGTGAATCATTTAAGGCATCGTTAACTGAGGCTGAGCGCGAAATGCGCATGGGCATGTAA
- a CDS encoding ClpXP protease specificity-enhancing factor, protein MKPITPNRPYLLRAYYEWLMDNHLTPHVVVDAFVNGTQVPQQFVKDGQIVLNIATGAVANLHMTNDSVEFNARFGGVPQNVYLPMSSIVAIYARENGAGTVFDMEDAYMIESEQDELSSVPPSMKSVDDTSTVPSSPKSTNPDDKAKRKNHLTVVK, encoded by the coding sequence ATGAAACCAATAACACCTAATCGTCCATATTTGTTGCGCGCTTACTATGAGTGGTTGATGGATAACCATTTGACGCCACACGTAGTAGTGGATGCATTTGTTAATGGTACGCAAGTTCCACAGCAATTTGTCAAAGACGGTCAAATCGTCTTGAATATTGCTACTGGAGCTGTGGCTAATCTTCATATGACTAATGATTCTGTCGAATTTAATGCACGTTTTGGTGGTGTACCACAAAATGTGTATTTACCAATGTCATCTATCGTGGCGATATATGCTCGTGAAAACGGTGCTGGTACGGTATTTGATATGGAAGATGCGTATATGATTGAAAGTGAACAAGATGAGTTATCATCTGTCCCACCGTCAATGAAGTCTGTTGATGATACATCAACAGTACCGTCATCGCCTAAATCAACCAATCCTGATGATAAAGCTAAGCGTAAAAACCATTTAACTGTGGTGAAATAG
- a CDS encoding cytochrome b: protein MVKNIIDWIDARIPMTVTYNRHVGQYATPKNFNFWYFFGSLALLVLVNQLLTGIWLTMNYVPTAEGAFASVEYIMRDVDYGWLLRYMHSTGASAFFFVIYMHMFRGLIYGSYQKPRELLWLFGMLIFLVLMAEAFMGYLLPWGQMSYWGAQVIISLFGAIPIIGDDLTLWIRGDYVISGATLNRFFALHVIALPLVLVVLVFLHLIALHEVGSNNPDGVEIKKNKDENGWPIDGIPFHPYYTVKDIMGVAGFLIVFCYVLFFMPEGGGYFLEKPNFEAANSMKTPEHIAPVWYFTPFYAILRAIPDKLVGVIGMGLSIAVLFVLPWLDRCKVKSIRYRSMIHKINIAQFTVSFIILGYLGVVPATPELTILARICTFTYFAFFVALWFYSKNEKTKEVPTRVTH, encoded by the coding sequence ATGGTTAAGAATATTATTGATTGGATTGATGCACGCATCCCAATGACGGTTACGTATAATCGTCACGTGGGTCAGTATGCAACACCAAAGAACTTTAACTTTTGGTATTTCTTTGGTTCATTAGCGCTTTTAGTATTAGTTAACCAATTACTGACAGGTATTTGGTTAACCATGAATTACGTACCTACAGCAGAAGGCGCCTTTGCCTCTGTTGAGTACATCATGCGTGATGTTGATTACGGTTGGTTACTACGTTATATGCACTCTACCGGTGCATCGGCGTTTTTCTTTGTGATCTATATGCACATGTTCCGTGGACTAATTTACGGTTCTTATCAAAAACCAAGAGAGCTATTATGGCTATTTGGTATGTTGATATTCCTTGTGCTGATGGCTGAAGCATTCATGGGTTACTTACTGCCTTGGGGACAAATGTCTTACTGGGGCGCACAGGTAATTATTTCTTTGTTTGGTGCCATTCCTATTATTGGTGATGACCTAACATTGTGGATCCGTGGTGATTACGTTATTTCTGGCGCAACGCTAAACCGCTTCTTCGCATTACATGTTATTGCGCTACCGCTTGTATTGGTTGTGTTGGTGTTCTTGCACCTTATTGCCTTGCATGAAGTTGGTTCGAATAACCCAGATGGTGTTGAGATTAAAAAGAACAAAGATGAGAACGGATGGCCTATTGATGGTATTCCATTCCACCCTTATTACACCGTAAAAGATATTATGGGTGTAGCAGGTTTCTTAATCGTGTTCTGTTATGTGTTGTTCTTTATGCCTGAAGGCGGCGGTTACTTCCTTGAAAAGCCAAATTTTGAAGCGGCTAACTCAATGAAGACCCCTGAACACATTGCGCCGGTTTGGTACTTCACACCTTTTTATGCCATTTTACGTGCTATCCCAGATAAGTTAGTGGGTGTTATTGGTATGGGTCTTTCTATTGCAGTGTTGTTTGTTCTGCCTTGGCTCGACCGTTGTAAAGTGAAGTCTATTCGCTACCGCAGCATGATCCACAAGATCAACATTGCACAATTCACTGTGTCGTTCATTATTTTAGGTTATTTAGGTGTGGTTCCTGCAACGCCTGAGTTAACTATTTTGGCACGTATTTGTACTTTCACTTATTTTGCTTTCTTTGTAGCCTTATGGTTCTACAGTAAAAATGAGAAAACAAAAGAAGTACCAACGAGGGTGACACACTAA